In Spirochaetaceae bacterium, the DNA window CATCGTCGTCCGCGGACAGCTCCTTCATGAATTCGGTCGTAACGACATAACCAGCATCGAGCGCTTCCAGGAACATGTCGTGCTCAGCCGCCATCTTGCTCACCGTGCGGTGGAACGCGTAGGCCGAGGACTCGAACCGCTTGAGCAGCGCCGAGCTCAGCAGTCCAACCATGGCGCGCGCTCGCGCGTCCTCCTCGCTGTCCACCTCATCAAGCCGGTGCGCATCCGGCATGTAGCGGGTGAACGTGATCGCATCGCCGCCGTCGGAGTCGAGAGCGGCTTCCAGCCGGTCGAAGAACCCGGGCAGCAGGTCGTCGAGGTTGTAGCGGACGCTGATCGCCCGCGGCTGCGGGAACACGATGGGTTGTGGCCGCCCGTCCGGCCCGATGATGTTGTCGCCGGAGTAGTGCTTCTTCACAAATTGACGAGTGCGCTTCACCGTCGTGGCGTCGATGATCGGATAAAGAACGTCCGGGCTCAGGCTCGAAGGATCCTCTCGCATCGCTTGCTCGAACCGGCCGCGGATCGACACGATGTGCCGACTCGCGAAGTGGGCGTCCTGACGGACAAAGAAACGAATCAAGTGGTAGAGGTCCCAGAGGGAGTTATTCACCGGCGTCGCGGTCAATAGCAGCAGATCCCGGCGCTGCCCGAACAACAGACGGCGCAGCACCCCTGCTCGCGTCGGGGCATCGGGGTTGCGGTAGTTGTGTGCCTCGTCGACCACCACCAGTTGGTACTCGTCCAGCGGACGCTGCAGGTGCTCCTGGATCGCCCGTGGCCGCTGCGCGTCCCGCAACTGACGGTCGCTCGCGAGCTGCTCATAGGACAGACACTCGACGAACAACTGGAACCGGGCAAGAAACTTGCGCCATGTGCTGTCGCGCAGCGCCGCCGGGCAGATCAGCAGCGCCCGCTGGCGCCGTTCGCGATAGATCTGCATCACCTCGCCGGCGATGAACGTCTTCCCCAGACCCACCTCGTCCGCCACCAGGGCGCCGCCGGTGTCCCGGATCAGGCGCAGGGCGCGTGCCACTCCGTGCTTCTGAAAGCTGGTGAGAGGCAGGTTCCGATCTGCCGCCGCATCTTCGTCGACCTCATCCCCGTAGAGCTGCCACAGGACGTGGATGAAGACCTCCCAGGGAGTTCGCGGCAGCAGTGCCTCCTCGAACACCACGCTCAAGTCGAATGGCTCTGCTTCCTCCCAGAGCTCATCGAACCACCGGGTTGCCTGGACGACAGTCGGACGGTCGTAGCGTCCGAGATTGAGTTCGAGGTTGCGCGTGAGGCCGGCGCCGGTCAGGTTGGAAGAACCGGCGATGATGCCGTCTGGTTTTCCGTACGTGACGTTCTCGGCGGTGAAAATGTATGCCTTGGCGTGCAGGAAAGCTTTCTCGAACCGGCGCACCTCCATGTTCCCCGCTTTGAGCGCTTCGATGAGCTTGCGCAGCGCAGATCGACTGGTCCGGCTGAAGGGTAACTGGTCCCGCTCACGGCGCAACGTACCGTCCATTTCGCGCAGCCGCGAGTGCATGCGGCGACGCTCGAACATCGCCTCGGTTTCGTCCAGTTGTCGTCTCTCGCCTGCCGCGTGGCCTGACAGATCGGCACCGAGCAGTAGCTGCACCACGGCAACACGCCGCAGGTGGTCCGCGATCTGTGCGAATCCGGTGGGGTTGAAGAACGCCGTCGCTATCCTCACTTGATCCGGCGCACCAGTCGGCTCCCCCACGCCGTCGGTGGCGCCCCGGAGCGCCTCGCCCAACGCTTGCGCCAGTGTATTGCCGTCCCGGTTGTCGACAAAGACGGGATGAGCGTTCACCGCTTTTCCCCGAGCACGAACCGCGCCCGCTCTCGGCTCAGCATCTGAAACGGAGTCCGATACTGCACGTTGAGCCCCGCACAGACATCCGGCAGCTTGATTCTCCTCTTCATCGCATCTATGCCTCGATCCCGAGACTGGCCGCAAAGTCCTGTAGCGCGCCGGTAGTCTTGATTCCGAGCAGCCGGTACGAGACCGTGAAGGACGTACGGCCTCCCAAGGTGCTCATTACGAGCGCGTTTCCGAAACGCCTCCCTACGCGCGTTCTGAGCGTCGGGAAAAAGCTCCCGCCACCCGTCGCGGCCAATGCCTGCAAGCGTCGCAGCTCGGCTTGGTAGGCGGAGCGGAAAGGGCCATCACCGAGCGCTCCCATGTCGTGTATCCTTCGCAGAATCACCAGCGTGCTCACCTTGAACCGGCGCGCCAGACGAGCCAACGCGACCGCCAAGTCCTCGGAAGCGCGGAACTCGTTCCGCAATATCCGCAGTGGAACCAGGAACTCTGCTGCCACCCGGTTGCACCATGCTTCGACCCCGTGTGACGGGACTGCGTTCGGCGCCGAGTCCGAAAGCGCCGACTCTCCCAGCCACAAGTGCGCCAACTCGTGTGCGAGGGTGAATATCTGGGCGGCTTTCGTATCGGCTCCGTTGATGAAAACGAGTGGAGCGAGGTCGTCCACCAGTGCGAATCCGCGAAATTCGTCTGGGTCGAGGCCGCGATGGGTGTTGTTGCCAACGACACCGTTCACCATCACGAGCACACCGAGTGAATCAGCCGCGTCGATCAAGCCGCGCAACGCCTCGGTCCACGTAGGAAACGCCGCCTGCCGTGGAGGCTCGAACGCAAGCGCGTCGCGCATACGGGACGCGACTCGTTCGATCTCGCTTGCCATCGTCTCCGAACCGATGAACGGCATCGGGGCTTCACCTTCGGTGCGGGCATACTCACGATACCACTCCTGGCGCTGCTGGCACAGGTAGATCGTGCTGAGCAGGTTGGGACTCGGCTCTCGCACCGGGAGGCTGCCGACTGTTCGCAGGTCGGGAATCGGCAACCCCTCGTGGGGTGGCCTGGTGAGAAAGAAGTAGCCGACTGGGGCGTGGATTACGTTGGCGAGCTTCTCGACTTGCTTCAACGTCGGCACAGCAACGCCGCTCTCCCACTCGTGGTACTTCGGAAACCGCCGCGCCAGCTTGTCCGCGTCCATCCCCGCACGCTGGCGCGCCCAGCGCAACAGCTCCGGCTTGACCCGTGCGCGTATCACTGTGGCCTCCAACTGCGAAAGTGCTGTAACACGCCAGCCAACCGCTCCTCGTAGTTCCAACCTTCGTGAAAGGTCCCGAAGATGTGAACGAGTTGCGGCTCCGTGAGCCCATAGAGCCGAGCCACTACGGCATCGAGCTCATGAATCAGATCCAGCTTCTCGTCTTCCGAGATCGGGCCGCACGACACCCCGACGGTGCTCGCCCATGCCGCAAATCGTTCATCTGGACAAGCGAGCCTACCGGCGAGAGCGACGACGCGCACCCACATCGCGTTGTCGCGGCTGGGACGAGGCACCGGAAACGGATTGATAATGAAGAAGTTCACGTTTACTTCGACGAATCTCCGGGCATACCAGTCAAGCGGGATGGACGAGAGAACCCCGAGCAGGTAGGCCTGATCTCGTTCGTCGCCGCGAGGCCAGAGAAAGTAAGGACCCTTGTTGGTAATGAGTACCTCCGACGGGATCAACGCCGCACGAACAGTCCGGGTGTCTGTTGCTCTGGACACGTCTCGAAAAGCGATGCGCGGTGCGAAGCACGGCAACGTCCCGCGATCCTGGAGATGGTTCACGGGGAACTCGCGGTGAGCGCTGTCGCGGCGGCTCTTGCCCGCCCGGACCCGCTTGCCTCGCAACCACTCCATCACCGGCTCCGGATTGGCGAACGCGTAGTACTGGCCGGTGTCCGGAGTCCACAGGTCGAACGACTCGCCCTTGTAGACCGGCCAGAACCCCTCAGGACAAGTTTCGCTGTCGAGGTCCATCAAGCGCTTCTGCGACGTCGCGTGCAACTCGGCATCAGGCCGCGCGCGCCAGTTTCCTTCGATATCCAGGTCCAGCCGTGGCGCCTAGCGCAGTTGCGCGAAGATCTCGGCCGAGCGGTCCGAGGGAAGCAGCGGCAGCGACGCCGAGTCGTTCCACGAAAGGACCTCGTGGCGACCGAATGCAGCGGGCGGCTGCCGCGCTCCTTCCGTGAAGGCCGGCAGCGATGCAAACGGTCCGCGCAGCCGAATCGACTCTTCATCGGGCGCTCCGTGAGCAATGCTTGCCAAGCCTATGGAATACTGCGGATGCACTTCTGGAAATACCCATTGACGATTGTTGACGAGCATCGTCACTTCAACACGAGCCGACCTGTCGAATATGGTCGCACGGAATTCCTGAGATCCCTTCGCCGCCAGCGCGCTGCGCGGCAGAACGACTCCTATACGGCCGCCTTCTGCCGCGCTCAGGTGCCAGAAGCGCCAACAGAACGCCTTGTAGAGATCTGGGTCGCCGGTCCCCATTCCGGGATAGGAGCCGCCGACCAGTGCCTTGCGCACCCGTTCCATCTCGTCCAGCTCGGCTTCGTACACACGAACCAAATCACGCCGTGCCTTCCGCAGGCGCGCCTTCTCTGCCTCCTGTTGCCGCTGCGGGAGCGAGCGCAGCCCGCGAAAGTGACGCGCCCAGAACGCATGTTCCTCAAGGGTGGCTTCCTGCCACGGAGGATTGCCGATGATCACGTCGAACCCCGGGCGTTCACGCAGGAACACTTCGGGAAACGCAACCGGGAAGTGCAGCACATGCAGGCCTGCCAGATCCTTGCGCGCCTGCGCGACCGCACGGGCCGTTTTCACGCTGCCCGCCACACGCTCCCAGTCCTCGAATGCAAACCCGACCACGCGCCTGTCGTTCGAGATCGGCCCGGCCGCAACCAGGTCGAACAGCGCCGCGGTGCCGGCAACCGCCATGTTCGCCTCGTGTATCGCCTGCCGCGCCGCCGCGACATCCCGCAGCGTAGCGTCGTTGAGATTGGCGAGCCGGTTGAGCGGCTTGGCTGCATCGCCAAGCAGGCTCTCGGCATCGACCGCGAACAGAGTGCCCGACATCTCCTCGAACTTGCGGCGAATCTCTTCCACCGTGCCGACACCCACCAGGGAATTGCCACGGACCAGCGTATGGTCGAGCACCGACAGCGGCAGTCCCGGTACGAAGGTGTGGATCCAGACCGACAACCGCGCAAGCTGCACCGACAGTGCGTTGAGGTCAACGCCATAGACACAACGTCTCGCGATCAGCCGGCGCAGCAGTTGGCCATCCTCGATTGTTGTCGCCTCGCCAAGCTCGCCCAGCTCTCGCAACGCCGCCTCACGCAGTGCCGCCAACTCCCGCCGCACGCCCGGCAGGTTGCGACGCGCCAGGAAGTCCGCCATCGCCTTCTCAATCCGGTCGATCGCGGCGATCAGGAAGTGTCCCGATCCCATCGCAATGTCGGCCACTCGGAAGTCGAAGAACGCTTCCGCCGCATCGGTGTCGTCCAGGTCGGCGAGCCGGGCGAAATGATCCGCAAGCGCGGGTTGCAGGGAGCCATCGAGGAGATGCTCCACTGCGAATTGCTTCGTATAGTAGCTACCGGACGACTTGCGAGCACCGGAACGGTTGTGCAGGTAGACTTGGCCGCGGGCGACCACGACCGGCTGACTCCGGCGGACCGGCATGTAGCCGCCTTGTTTGTTGAGCGCGAGGTCGGTTTCGGCCAGTGCCAACTCCGACTCCAGGAGGCCCTCATAGATCGTTCCAAACTCGCGGACGCCCAGCGACCTGAAGTCGACCGGACCGGGAACGCCCTCCGCGGTCTCGATCACCAGCAGATCACGCAGCGCGGCTTCGAAGTCCTCGTTCGGCACCATGATGCCCGCAAGCTCGGCGCCGACGGCAGAGACCTCCCGGTCGCTGGTGAACAATCCGCCGTCGTAGGCCGGCACCGACCACTCGCGGTTGCCGCCTGCCACCGCCTCCCACAGCAGTGCCGTCTCCTGCCAGTGGGAGTTCCCGCCAGCGATCGGCACGTCGCGCGCCACGCAGTCGGCCAGTTCCTGTGCTTTCTGTTTCAGCGAGCGCCGCCGGTACGACTCGTTGAACCGATAGGGCAGCAGATCCCGGTCTTCGGCGTAGGCGATGAACAACAGCCGGAACAGGACCGTAAGCGCCATCTCATACGTGCGATCAAGCTGTATCGGCGACGTATTCTTCAGGTTGCGTGCCGCCGCGATGCCCTGTGCCAACGCCGGCACCACCCTGTCGTAGATGCGCTCGCGCAGGCGCTCGGCAAGGCTGCCGGCGAAGCGATGCGACTCCGTCAGGATCTGACGCAGGCTCCCGTCCGGTGCAAGCGCCTCGGCGGAGTAGAGCAGCCAGAGGTAGGGCAGGTGCTGGTCAGACAGGAGCGAGGGCTGGCACTCAATGAAGGTCTCGGTCCGCCCCCGCCGTCCCACCCCGGCATCGACATCGGTCGAGTACAGCCGAAGTCGGTTCGCCTGCACCAGAACCACCCAGGACAGGTTCTCGGAGTCGGCCTTGGCAAGGGCATAGCTCACTGGCGACAGGCTGTTGAACCGCTCGGTGCCCGCCTCCGGCGACTCGGTCTCGCGCAGCATCACTGCCAGCGCGACCCGCCGGTCGCCACCTCGCAATAGGCTGGTAAGGTTGTCGAGACGCTCCACCTGGAACCCAAGCGCCGTGAGCAGCCCCTCCTCGCGCCTGCCCACCGCCTTGGCCGCCTTCCGCGCCGCATCACACCAGTCCCGCCGGCCCGGTGCGCCATGCTCCAACTCGTGCATGGCCAGCAAGCCCTCGTTGTTGAGCCCCGGCAGCGCCGTCTCCAACGACGGCAGCACCTGCGCCAGGAACCGTAGCGCCGAGTGCCGGTCGGGCTGTGCCAACACCTCGCGGCACAACCGCTCCACCTGACCCACATCCGCTCGCGGATACACCGGCGGCTCTTCACCGGACGCCCCGCACAACGCCGCACCCTCCCGGTGCAGGACCACCAGCACCACCGGAGCCGCCCGCCCTCCGCGCCGATGTTTCCAAGTCTCCAAAAGAGTTGTTCGCGTCGGCACGGCGTCGCGCTGGGCCACCGCCACTTCGATCCCGTGTGCCCCCTTCCCCAGGTACAGCCCCGTCGCCTCCAGCCCGCTACGCCTGCCCGGAGTCCAAGGCCGCGCCATAAGGTCGGCAAGGAAATCCCTATCGTTCATCCTGCACCAGGGCTCCCCGACGAATTCCGACAGATAGATTGCATCCAACACCTTCCCCGGCAACACCCTCCACGGTCCTTGCCGGACGGGACCATTCTACTCCACACGGACACGATGGTGTCTTGTAGCCAGATCAGTCGCGATGGGGCCGGGGGGCGCGCACCATCATGACCAAGCCCATCGCCAGTTGTCGAATCCTAGGGAAGCACCGATAAGCATGGTGACTGCACCATGAACACCTGCGTATCTTCCAATTGCATCGCTCTCGTTGGAAGCCTTCTGGTATGTAGCTGCACCATTGGGATGAGTAGCTTGGACAGGATCCACCCTCCACGGAGACATAGACTTGACCACTGACGACAAGGCAATGTGCCAAATATGGACATCCAGTAGAGCCGTTTATTCGCCCGGCAACGCGGCAGGTGTCGTTCGCATCGAATCCTCACGAGCCGGTGGTCCATACAGGATTACTGAAGCGGCTTGGGCACAACTCGGGAATCTGAGTGAAGCCGAAAGCGCTCGACTGACAACCTTGCTGGTGGACCGGAGAATCCAGGGAGAAAACGAGCCTATAGTCACACCTTACTTGGTTGACAGGGCCCTCAGGATGGAGTCGCTTGAAGTGGCGGAGCGCGCTGACAGACTTCTCAGGTTCGTCGCGCGCTGCTTGAGACACCCTGGGGACACGGTGAATCTCCGAATCCAGAATCAGGACCCGGACACACTCAATCTCTCCTTGGCATGGACGGAGTCGACAACTATAGATGAAGTGCGGTACTTCCGAGACTATCTGGTGCGCAACGGCTGGTTATTAAAATCAGTCGGTCATCACTACTCTGTCTCGATCGAGGGCTATGGACGGATTGCCGACGTCAAGGGACACCCTGACGCTACGCAAGCGTTTGTCGCAATGTGGTTCGATGGAATAATGGAGACGGTCTACGAAAACGGAATCGCACCGGCAATCAAGCGGGCTGGATTCAAGCCCATGCGCATCGACAAGAAAGGAGACGTCGTCAAGATCGATGATGAAATAATCGCAGAAATCAGGAGATCTCGTTTCATGGTAGCGGACTTCACCCATGGCAACGAGGGAGCACGGGGAGGCGTCTATTTCGAGGCTGGGTTTGCTCTTGGTCTCGGTCTACCAGTGATCTATACGTGCCGGGCTGACATGGTAGACAAGATCCATTTTGATACTCGGCAGTATTTTCATACTGTGTGGGAAGGCCCTGACGACCTACAGGTAAACCTCACCAATAGAATCGTCGCACTGCTCGGGACGGGTCCGAACCGGCCTCCCTCTTGATCGCGCGACGAATACTCGCAGTGGAGCACATCTCCAAGCCTGCGATGGCGTCGCCGCGGTGCTGGGAGTGATGGCTCTGTGGTAGGTTGCGGACATGGGTCTGAAAGACAAGGTTTGCATCGTTACCGGCGGGGGGAGCGGGATCGGGCGGGCGGCGGCGCTGCTGATGGCGGCGCAGGGGGCGCGGGTGGCGGTGGTGGGCCGTACCGAGAGCAAGCTCACGGCGGTGCGCGGCGCGATCGAGCGGCAGGGCGGCACGGCGCTGGCGCTGAGTCTGGACGTGGCCGACCACGCGGCTGTGCGGCGCATGGCCGCGGAGGTTCTGGACACCTGGGGGCGTGTCGACGTGCTGGTGAACAACGCCGGCCACTCGTCGGCGCACCGCATGCTGCTTACCACCACGCCCGAGGATATCCGCAGCACCATCGACTCCAACCTGGCCGGCACCATCTACTGCTCGCAGGCGGTGGTGCCGGCCATGCAGGCCGCCGGTAGGGGCACTATCATCAATGTTGCCTCGTTGGCCGGCGTCGGCGGCAGCCTGCTCGGCGGCCCGTCCTACTCCGCGGCCAAGGCGGGGGTGATCAACTTTACCCAGTATCTGAACACCGAGTTCAGGAACAGCGGGCTGCGCGCGAGCGTCATCATCCCCGGCGAGGTCGACACCCCGATTGTCGAGCAACGCCCCGTGCACCCCAGCCAAGAGGCGCGCGCCACCATGGCCACGCCGGAGGACGTGGCGCGGGCCATCCTCCTGGTCGCCGATCTGCCGCAGCGCACCCTGATCCCGGAGCTGACCATCCGCCCCACCTACCTGCGCGACACCTCGGCGGAAGTCGGCGTGCAGTA includes these proteins:
- a CDS encoding DUF4411 family protein, whose translation is MKRRIKLPDVCAGLNVQYRTPFQMLSRERARFVLGEKR
- a CDS encoding SDR family NAD(P)-dependent oxidoreductase, giving the protein MGLKDKVCIVTGGGSGIGRAAALLMAAQGARVAVVGRTESKLTAVRGAIERQGGTALALSLDVADHAAVRRMAAEVLDTWGRVDVLVNNAGHSSAHRMLLTTTPEDIRSTIDSNLAGTIYCSQAVVPAMQAAGRGTIINVASLAGVGGSLLGGPSYSAAKAGVINFTQYLNTEFRNSGLRASVIIPGEVDTPIVEQRPVHPSQEARATMATPEDVARAILLVADLPQRTLIPELTIRPTYLRDTSAEVGVQ
- a CDS encoding XRE family transcriptional regulator gives rise to the protein MIRARVKPELLRWARQRAGMDADKLARRFPKYHEWESGVAVPTLKQVEKLANVIHAPVGYFFLTRPPHEGLPIPDLRTVGSLPVREPSPNLLSTIYLCQQRQEWYREYARTEGEAPMPFIGSETMASEIERVASRMRDALAFEPPRQAAFPTWTEALRGLIDAADSLGVLVMVNGVVGNNTHRGLDPDEFRGFALVDDLAPLVFINGADTKAAQIFTLAHELAHLWLGESALSDSAPNAVPSHGVEAWCNRVAAEFLVPLRILRNEFRASEDLAVALARLARRFKVSTLVILRRIHDMGALGDGPFRSAYQAELRRLQALAATGGGSFFPTLRTRVGRRFGNALVMSTLGGRTSFTVSYRLLGIKTTGALQDFAASLGIEA
- a CDS encoding helicase-related protein, which produces MNAHPVFVDNRDGNTLAQALGEALRGATDGVGEPTGAPDQVRIATAFFNPTGFAQIADHLRRVAVVQLLLGADLSGHAAGERRQLDETEAMFERRRMHSRLREMDGTLRRERDQLPFSRTSRSALRKLIEALKAGNMEVRRFEKAFLHAKAYIFTAENVTYGKPDGIIAGSSNLTGAGLTRNLELNLGRYDRPTVVQATRWFDELWEEAEPFDLSVVFEEALLPRTPWEVFIHVLWQLYGDEVDEDAAADRNLPLTSFQKHGVARALRLIRDTGGALVADEVGLGKTFIAGEVMQIYRERRQRALLICPAALRDSTWRKFLARFQLFVECLSYEQLASDRQLRDAQRPRAIQEHLQRPLDEYQLVVVDEAHNYRNPDAPTRAGVLRRLLFGQRRDLLLLTATPVNNSLWDLYHLIRFFVRQDAHFASRHIVSIRGRFEQAMREDPSSLSPDVLYPIIDATTVKRTRQFVKKHYSGDNIIGPDGRPQPIVFPQPRAISVRYNLDDLLPGFFDRLEAALDSDGGDAITFTRYMPDAHRLDEVDSEEDARARAMVGLLSSALLKRFESSAYAFHRTVSKMAAEHDMFLEALDAGYVVTTEFMKELSADDDAVFEDVLAGTEHRRAAAGYNVARLRAAVERDRDRLIELAREAATITADRDPKLRALADALVEIAEQAERDATDGIDESQKRKVLVFSFFEDTVEWVRDFLETELRTSTELRAYRGRMAVVSGSDELGEVSRQQAVQGFAPISMEAPVGSDADLYDLLISTDVLAEGVNLQQCRHIVNFDMPWNPMRLVQRHGRIDRIGSPHTRVFLRTIFPVDRLDALLNLEQRILNKLALAAASVGVASPIEGAAHGTQVFTETRNEIEKLLREDASLYERGATAGAAQTGEEYRQTLRKALQQDRDRIVHLPWKAGSGMVRGSRRGVFFCAVVGGRTYLRFVAADDRWAARTDDIVREVGTCLRLIECDPETPTWYPDGLQEVVYDFWDVAQADILSEWMRETDPANLQPKVRPLNLRVAEFIRANPAVGVPEEEVRRALDILESPWPRREEIMLRHWFEDENLTGSKLSKFLIEQIAGTGLEPVEPPEPLPPISAHDIQLLCWLGIDSA